tgaatgggttTAACTGTTTGTGATATTTGTGGATTACACAGTAACTAAGAACTGCTTCATTAGAAACTGCAAGGAGATTCAAGTATAATGTTAAGTGAAACTAGTTAtgaatacagtatactgtagttTTGGTCACTGAAACTGGAGTTAGCATGGTACAAAAGTATAGACTATGTTAATAAGAAATGCAGTATGGCACAAAAGTCGTGTGAATATGAAAACATCTCAATCAGTCTGTCTTTTCCCAcgcctccttcttcttccaaATAATCACAGCCTCCTGGGAAATGCGGAGTAAACCgacccccacacacactgttgttaGACCACAAAGCATGGCAAGGCTGTCAGTCAAAGTTAGTGCAGTCCACTCTTTGAAGAGAAGAGCAGAAGCGAGAATCACGCTGGATGTGAACGCCACATAGTATATGGCTTCAAACATGCTGGAGCTGAAACACTCCAAGGCCTTACTGATGAAGAAGAACTGTATGAGGATGCTGACTGCCAACGTCCCCAGCAAGCACACGAGGAGAGCCAGAGCTCTGCTGCTCGAGGGCCCTTCACCAAAGACGTCTTGGGCTACCAGGCCGAGTCCTTTGCTGCTTGGAACAGTGAAGCTTCCCAAGAGGGAACATATGGCAACATACACCATGATGTTTGATGTGCCGTGAGCTGGAGCAATCCACACGATTAGAGTGATCAGAATAAGGACCACAAGGAGGGCATACACTACAAACACTGCAGGACGACAAAGTACATTTTAGTTGTCTTCATATGTAATGGCATTATTCAGAAAACATGTttagtttgaatttaaatgaagaaGTCGATACTAATTGGCACTCTACTGGCCTACTTTCACTTCTAAGCGGCACCTCATCTTTAGTAACGCTGGAGGACACGTTTGTcaattacttgagtaaattcaaggcaaaaaacaaaccaacttGAATTTAATTGTCACCTGGGTCTGACAGCCTCTCCTCTAGCTCCAGTCTCGACGTTACAGCCTCTGCTTTAGGGGCATGAATGATAAGCACAACAGAGCCACAGCAACATAATACACAGCCGAGCTTCCCCAGGATATTTAAATGCTCCTCCAGGATCCAAGAAGCCAGCACAGCCCTGCATCACGCAAACACAGAATCTTGTCACGTATACACAAAGAAATTCATAGAACCCTTAAGGTGTTTACACAGTGCACTTTATGATGGCTTGCAATAACAGAATGATTTATGCAacctgaaataaaaatggacatttttgtcatttattgacaaaaatgtcaataaatgcatgtaattattaaataaatgtaaaacttaTTATCCCTactgattttctgtcattctttgaTGGGTatgacagtaaagaaaaaaaattaattgaatttattgacattttagtCAGTACTTCCAAAGTGTATATAAGAATAATTCCAAACCATATACTATAATTAATGTGACCTGGACTGGAGTAAGTGGTAGAAAGGGGATGGATTtcccaatttaaaaaaaaaaaaaaaaaaagttaaattcatgaaagtttttgctaaaatcatcACTTGTCCATTATGAGACTGTGAGCCTCCAGGTTCCTGCAGCTAGCAGTAGTGACAGCGTTTGCTGCAAGTTTGATGGCGGAAACTGTAACTCCACAAAAAAGAACCGAACAGCGTCCCGTATGTACAGTCCGCTGTCCAAACTATCCCACTTTTAGCTTATAGATGTATAATGTCTCCTGACAGCCCGCAATCCcatgcaaacattttataactaacattactgcctacagaggcaagagaaaatattaatattaatatattaataatatataagacttttgtaaattaaagGTTGTTTTAATgccttctaaggccttttttgaggaaactaaattcagtgctttttaagactATCCATGCTGATATtgtgtaatattaaaaaatacgGAAAATAAGATTCAAAACTAATCAATACTTTTGAATTGACTTGAAACAGTTGACTAATCAATGAGTCAAATTGCAAATAGTTATCTAATTGCAACTATTTGCAATTTGCAACTATTTTGCTcatcaaataattgttagtcATTTTccaagtaaaaatgccaaatatttgctggttcaaGCTGCTCCAAtctgaggatttgatgcttttctttgtcatatatattAATAACTTGACTGTCTTTGGAGTTTTGGATCGTTGGTTGgataaaaacaagcaatatgaatGTGTCCCCTCGGGCCCTCGGGAGTTAAGATGCACTAACGGATGATGAACATAACCCTACGTTGCAGCCTTACACAACTTTACAGCAGCTGAGGTGGGAGTCCTGCACAGTCAGCAACTGTCTGCTAAGACTCTGAGATGAGGGCAAATGCCACTGGCATTTCCTATTCCTTCTTAGTTGACAAAAACACCACCCGCATGACCTTTACCAGATGTTAAGTGAACTTTGTATGCTCTGTGTAAGGCTTAAGCACATGTAAAGTAGAGAGGAAATGAGTGTAGCTACAGAATGTTGCTGTATCTCAAAGTAAGAATGCAATTCTGCCTTGGACTTACCCAAATAACACTCCAAGGGCTCCTAGTGGTGTAACTATCACAGCAGGGGCCACATTGTACGCCAGGAAATTCCCGATTTGGCCAA
This genomic interval from Xiphias gladius isolate SHS-SW01 ecotype Sanya breed wild chromosome 6, ASM1685928v1, whole genome shotgun sequence contains the following:
- the nipa1 gene encoding magnesium transporter NIPA1 isoform X2, which encodes MAFDSEPSGRSPAVAGILIAVISSFINGSTFVLQKKGILRSRDRGGSYLRDVVWWSGTMSMIIGQIGNFLAYNVAPAVIVTPLGALGVLFGAVLASWILEEHLNILGKLGCVLCCCGSVVLIIHAPKAEAVTSRLELEERLSDPVFVVYALLVVLILITLIVWIAPAHGTSNIMVYVAICSLLGSFTVPSSKGLGLVAQDVFGEGPSSSRALALLVCLLGTLAVSILIQFFFIKWTALTLTDSLAMLCGLTTVCVGVGLLRISQEAVIIWKKKEAWEKTD
- the nipa1 gene encoding magnesium transporter NIPA1 isoform X1 gives rise to the protein MAFDSEPSGRSPAVAGILIAVISSFINGSTFVLQKKGILRSRDRGGSYLRDVVWWSGTMSMIIGQIGNFLAYNVAPAVIVTPLGALGVLFGAVLASWILEEHLNILGKLGCVLCCCGSVVLIIHAPKAEAVTSRLELEERLSDPVFVVYALLVVLILITLIVWIAPAHGTSNIMVYVAICSLLGSFTVPSSKGLGLVAQDVFGEGPSSSRALALLVCLLGTLAVSILIQFFFISKALECFSSSMFEAIYYVAFTSSVILASALLFKEWTALTLTDSLAMLCGLTTVCVGVGLLRISQEAVIIWKKKEAWEKTD